One Kitasatospora sp. NBC_01287 DNA window includes the following coding sequences:
- the eccCa gene encoding type VII secretion protein EccCa, giving the protein MPDGEIQLQEPPVLPEKQSGMSSMISMAPMALGSLSMVFMFLRPSGGEGSGALAYVGIGMMALSSIGMLVTQLIRGSSDRKQLLRAERRDYLRYLSQIRRQVRKSITAQQQALAWRHPAPNELRSLVGTTRLWERRAAHPDFSDVRIGTGPQRLATRLAPLSTKPVEDLEPLCAHALRRFIHAYNTLDDQPIAIHLRGFAQVLLRTDDQSAARALVRAMLAQLATVHGPDELRIAIVAEPEHRGAWEWAKWLPHALHPGESDGAGPLRLVAGSLGEAEQLLGEEFTGRPPYEPDAVPHREEPFTVLVLDGAGAHAGSRAALTGYRNTVLIDLTESLEWRPARTTLRLRIAEGRLAMIGADRNRKDTVTDLGRPDALSERQITRLAGSLAQYRIGDAVEAAEPLATDFDLTALLGIPDLHKLDVEALWAQRGIPQRLRVPLGLGPDGRPVDLDLKESAQGGMGPHGMLIGATGSGKSELLRTLVLALAVTHSSEVLNFVLVDFKGGATFLGLDALPHTSAVITNLADEAALVDRMRDALHGEMVRRQELLRAAGNYASLLEYESARAAGTPLKPMPTLFVVVDEFSELLAAHRDFMDLFVMIGRLGRSLGVHLLLASQRLDEGRMNALESHLSYRIGLRTFSAMESRGVLGVPDAYQLPSAPGNGFLRSDISTLTRFKAAYVSGPYRPKRRAAQQAVLEGQVVAYGTTYVTPRHLPTAVEEEAVEETSAESLLEIAAAKLYDVGPPAYRVWLPPLDVPPTLDELLPPLAPHPARGLTTEASKAHGSLNIPVGVVDRPFQQLRDLLTADLSGAGGHVGIAGAPQSGKSTMLRTLITSLALTHTPREVQFYCLDFGGGTLSTLRGLPHLGGVTGRHDGERVLRTIAEVNGIINRREKYFAELGIDSVTGFRRRKAAGELAHDPHGDVFLVIDGWNTLRQEFNDLVQPLTLISQRGINYGVHLMIATTRWGEISGSLRDQLQTRFELRLGDAVDSVINMRAAARVPKTPGRGLTDEQLHFLTALPRLDGSGTAEDLAEGIADLVDAVAAHWEGPRAPEVRMLPLTLDATELPAPEGRLRVPIGVDDAEIAPLWHDFEENPHLLVVGDSEAGKTNLLKLMARSITQVYTPAEARIMVVDYRRGLYDVVPKEYQLGYAVAVDMLRQIVDGAARAMKNRIPPDDISPARLKLRDWWEGPELFILVDDYDLVSTGAGSHPFAAVLDNLAQGAEIGLHLIVARGANGIGRAMGDPLLRKLQEVNSPALLLSCPPSEGHLFGNVKPRQLPTGRGLYITRRRNVQVQTGHLGKDGEPLEVTGP; this is encoded by the coding sequence ATGCCGGACGGCGAGATCCAGTTGCAGGAGCCGCCGGTCCTGCCCGAGAAGCAGAGCGGCATGTCGAGCATGATCAGCATGGCGCCGATGGCGCTGGGCTCGCTCTCGATGGTCTTCATGTTCCTGCGCCCGAGCGGCGGCGAGGGCAGCGGCGCGCTCGCCTACGTGGGCATCGGCATGATGGCGCTCTCCTCGATCGGCATGCTGGTCACCCAGCTGATCCGCGGCTCCAGCGACCGCAAGCAGCTGCTGCGCGCCGAGCGCCGCGACTACCTGCGCTACCTCTCGCAGATCCGCCGCCAGGTGCGCAAGTCGATCACCGCGCAGCAGCAGGCACTGGCCTGGCGCCACCCCGCGCCGAACGAGCTGCGGTCGCTGGTGGGCACCACGCGGCTGTGGGAACGGCGGGCCGCCCACCCGGACTTCAGCGACGTGCGGATCGGCACCGGCCCGCAGCGCCTGGCGACCCGGCTCGCCCCGCTCTCCACCAAGCCGGTGGAGGACCTGGAACCGCTCTGCGCCCACGCGCTGCGCCGCTTCATCCACGCCTACAACACGCTGGACGACCAGCCGATCGCCATCCACCTGCGCGGCTTCGCCCAGGTGCTGCTGCGCACCGACGACCAGTCGGCCGCCCGGGCGCTGGTGCGCGCGATGCTGGCCCAACTCGCCACCGTGCACGGCCCCGACGAGCTGCGGATCGCCATCGTCGCCGAGCCGGAGCACCGCGGCGCGTGGGAGTGGGCCAAGTGGCTGCCGCACGCGCTGCACCCCGGCGAGAGCGACGGGGCCGGGCCGCTGCGCCTGGTGGCGGGCAGCCTGGGCGAGGCGGAGCAGCTGCTCGGCGAGGAGTTCACCGGCCGCCCGCCCTACGAGCCGGACGCCGTGCCGCACCGCGAGGAGCCGTTCACCGTCCTGGTGCTCGACGGCGCGGGCGCGCACGCGGGCAGCCGGGCGGCGCTCACCGGCTACCGCAACACCGTGCTGATCGACCTGACCGAGAGCCTGGAGTGGCGCCCGGCCCGCACCACGCTGCGGCTGCGGATCGCCGAGGGCCGGCTGGCGATGATCGGCGCGGACCGCAACCGCAAGGACACCGTCACCGACCTGGGCCGGCCCGACGCGCTGAGTGAGCGTCAGATCACCCGACTGGCCGGCTCGCTGGCCCAGTACCGGATAGGCGACGCGGTGGAGGCCGCCGAGCCGCTGGCCACCGACTTCGACCTGACCGCGCTGCTCGGCATACCGGACCTGCACAAGCTGGACGTGGAGGCGCTCTGGGCGCAGCGCGGCATCCCGCAGCGGCTTCGGGTGCCGCTGGGCCTGGGGCCGGACGGCCGCCCGGTGGACCTGGACCTCAAGGAGTCCGCGCAGGGCGGCATGGGCCCGCACGGCATGCTGATCGGCGCCACCGGCTCGGGCAAGTCCGAGTTGCTGCGCACGCTGGTGCTGGCGCTGGCCGTGACGCACTCCTCCGAGGTGCTCAACTTCGTCCTGGTCGACTTCAAGGGCGGGGCGACCTTCCTGGGCCTGGACGCGCTGCCGCACACCTCCGCCGTGATCACCAACCTGGCCGACGAGGCCGCGCTGGTGGACCGGATGCGCGACGCGCTGCACGGCGAGATGGTCCGCCGCCAGGAGCTGCTGCGGGCCGCCGGCAACTACGCCTCGCTGCTGGAGTACGAGAGCGCGCGGGCCGCCGGCACCCCGCTGAAGCCGATGCCCACGCTGTTCGTGGTGGTCGACGAGTTCAGCGAACTGCTGGCCGCGCACCGGGACTTCATGGACCTCTTCGTCATGATCGGCCGGCTCGGCCGCTCGCTGGGGGTGCACCTGCTGCTGGCCTCGCAGCGACTGGACGAGGGCCGGATGAACGCGCTGGAGTCCCACCTGTCCTACCGGATCGGCCTGCGCACCTTCTCCGCCATGGAGAGCCGCGGCGTGCTCGGCGTGCCGGACGCCTACCAGCTGCCCTCGGCCCCCGGCAACGGGTTCCTGCGCAGCGACATCTCCACCCTGACCCGCTTCAAGGCCGCCTACGTCTCGGGCCCCTACCGGCCCAAGCGCCGCGCCGCCCAGCAGGCGGTGCTGGAGGGCCAGGTGGTGGCCTACGGAACCACGTACGTGACGCCCCGCCACCTGCCGACGGCGGTCGAGGAGGAAGCGGTCGAGGAGACCTCGGCCGAGTCGCTGCTGGAGATCGCCGCCGCCAAGCTCTACGACGTCGGCCCGCCCGCCTACCGGGTCTGGCTCCCGCCGCTGGACGTGCCGCCCACCCTGGACGAGCTGCTGCCGCCGCTCGCCCCGCACCCGGCGCGCGGCCTGACCACCGAGGCGAGCAAGGCGCACGGCTCGCTCAACATCCCGGTCGGCGTGGTCGACCGCCCGTTCCAGCAGCTGCGCGACCTGCTGACCGCCGACCTCTCGGGGGCCGGCGGCCACGTCGGCATCGCGGGTGCCCCGCAGAGCGGCAAGAGCACCATGCTGCGCACCCTGATCACCTCCCTGGCACTCACCCACACCCCGCGCGAGGTCCAGTTCTACTGCCTGGACTTCGGCGGTGGCACGCTCTCCACTCTGCGCGGGCTGCCGCACCTGGGCGGGGTGACCGGACGCCATGACGGCGAGCGGGTGCTGCGCACCATCGCCGAGGTGAACGGCATCATCAACCGCCGCGAGAAGTACTTCGCCGAGCTGGGCATCGACTCGGTCACCGGTTTCCGCCGCCGCAAGGCCGCCGGTGAGCTGGCCCATGACCCGCACGGCGACGTCTTCCTGGTGATCGACGGCTGGAACACGCTGCGCCAGGAGTTCAACGACCTGGTCCAGCCGCTCACCCTGATCTCCCAGCGCGGCATCAACTACGGCGTGCACCTGATGATCGCCACCACCCGCTGGGGCGAGATCTCCGGCAGCCTGCGCGACCAGCTGCAGACCCGTTTCGAACTGCGGCTGGGTGACGCGGTCGACTCGGTGATCAACATGCGCGCGGCGGCCCGGGTGCCCAAGACCCCGGGCCGCGGCCTGACCGACGAGCAGTTGCACTTCCTGACCGCACTGCCGCGGCTCGACGGATCGGGGACCGCCGAGGACCTCGCCGAGGGCATCGCCGACCTGGTGGACGCCGTGGCCGCGCACTGGGAGGGGCCGCGCGCGCCCGAGGTGCGGATGCTGCCGCTCACCCTGGACGCCACCGAGCTGCCCGCCCCCGAGGGGCGCCTGCGGGTGCCGATCGGCGTGGACGACGCCGAGATCGCCCCGCTCTGGCACGACTTCGAGGAGAACCCGCACCTGCTGGTAGTGGGCGACAGCGAGGCGGGGAAGACCAACCTGCTGAAGCTGATGGCCCGGTCGATCACTCAGGTCTACACGCCTGCCGAGGCCCGGATCATGGTGGTCGACTACCGGCGCGGGTTGTACGACGTGGTGCCGAAGGAGTACCAGCTCGGCTACGCGGTCGCCGTCGACATGCTGCGCCAGATCGTCGACGGCGCCGCGCGCGCCATGAAGAACCGGATCCCACCCGACGACATCAGCCCCGCGCGCCTGAAGCTGCGCGACTGGTGGGAGGGGCCCGAACTCTTCATCCTGGTCGACGACTACGACCTGGTCAGCACCGGCGCCGGCAGCCACCCGTTCGCGGCGGTGCTCGACAACCTCGCCCAGGGCGCCGAGATCGGGCTTCACCTGATCGTGGCACGCGGCGCCAACGGGATCGGCCGCGCCATGGGCGACCCGCTGCTGCGCAAGCTGCAGGAGGTCAACTCGCCCGCGCTGCTGCTCTCCTGCCCGCCCTCGGAGGGCCACCTGTTCGGCAACGTCAAGCCGCGCCAGCTGCCCACCGGACGCGGCCTGTACATCACCCGGCGACGCAACGTGCAGGTGCAGACCGGCCACCTGGGCAAGGACGGTGAACCGCTGGAGGTGACCGGCCCGTAG